Proteins from a genomic interval of Papaver somniferum cultivar HN1 chromosome 4, ASM357369v1, whole genome shotgun sequence:
- the LOC113272667 gene encoding zinc finger BED domain-containing protein RICESLEEPER 2-like — protein sequence MTTISTRGESEQSEHHVETIPSSPMDDDHGETAEENITGDCDNAEGEIAIVSGKKRSIVWNHFEKKKIKGEDKAVCKYCHKPLGGKSTNGTKHLHAHMKRCPRRKQQDIRQSIITPSKKSDGRSQLNTYSFDQSFARKELAYMIIIHEYPLSIVEHAGFRRYSNALQPLFKVVSRSRIKRDILKIYDEEKTKTMEVLQKHQGKIALTTDMWTSKQKKGYMVITAHFIDESWILQSRIIRFMYVPCPHTAEVLSVALMECLLDWNIDGKVSTLTVDNCSTNDLMIQLLLEKLSSNLLSGGDIFHMRCCAHILALIVKKGLEGIKGAIELIRNSVAYWKATPKRVEKFEEAARQLNISSINKLVLDCETRWNSTYPMLNTAIKYQKVFARLKQREPQYDCLPDDEDWLLAKEMCDKLKIFYTFTEKSSGVKYPTTNLFFPSFCDIRLSLNEWKKSKVGVIKEMAYEMIEKFEEYWFVINGVMAVAIMLDPRFKMKLIEFYFTQIYGQAFSKIEIDRVRDLCVDLATEYELKVKFAETSVSQNDLSFTSEMHGFNDDVYPLEKFDMFVSNTAPTSTVKSELTNYLEEDLLPRIGNFDILAWWKTNGIKYPVL from the exons ATGACAACTATATCCACACGAGGTGAATCCGAACAGTCTGAACACCATGTCGAGACAATTCCAAGTTCTCCAATGGATGATGACCATGGTGAAACTGCCGAGGAAAACATTACAGGTGATTGTGATAATGCCGAAGGTGAAATTGCTatagtttcagggaagaaaagatCCATAGTGTGGAaccactttgaaaagaaaaagataaaagggGAAGACAAAGCAGTTTGCAAATATTGTCATAAACCATTAGGAGGAAAAAGCACAAATGGGACTAAGCATCTACACGCACACATGAAAAGATGTCCTCGACGTAAACAGCAAGACATAAGACAATCAATAATCACTCCGAGTAAAAAAAGTGACGGAAGAAGTCAACTTAACACGTACAGTTTTGATCAATCGTTCGCTAGGAAGGAACTTGCTTATATGATAATCATACACGAGTATCCGCTTTCCATCGTTGAACATGCCGGATTTAGACGATATTCAAATGCGCTTCAACCGTTGTTTAAGGTGGTATCTCGGAGCAGAATTAAAAGGGATATCCTTAAAATCtatgatgaagaaaaaactaaaacaatgGAGGTGCTACAAAAACATCAAGGTAAAATTGCGTTGACTACTGATATGTGGACTAGTAAGCAAAAGAAAGGATACATGGTTATTACGGCTCATTTCATCGATGAATCGTGGATCTTGCAAAGCCGAATTATCAG gTTTATGTATGTGCCATGTCCGCACACGGCTGAAGTCCTGTCAGTCGCATTGATGGAGTGTCTGCTAGACTGGAATATCGATGGTAAAGTATCCACTCTTACTGTAGATAATTGTTCCACTAATGATCTTATGATCCAACTTCTCCTAGAAAAATTATCAAGTAACTTACTGTCGGGTGGAGATATTTTTCATATGCGTTGTTGTGCACACATATTAGCTCTTATAGTCAAGAAAGGATTAGAGGGGATCAAAGGAGCAATCGAATTGATTCGTAATAGTGTTGCTTACTGGAAAGCAACACCAAAACGAGTTGAGAAATTTGAAGAGGCCGCCCGTCAACTAAATATTTCGAGTATAAATAAGTTAGTTCTTGATTGTGAGACAAGATGGAACTCAACATACCCGATGCTTAATACTGCTATTAAGTATCAGAAGGTTTTTGCTCGATTAAAGCAACGTGAGCCACAGTATGATTGTTTGCCAGATGATGAAGATTGGTTGTTGGCAAAGGAAATGTGCGACAAACTTAAGATATTTTATACCTTCACAGAGAAGTCTTCCGGAGTAAAATATCCTACCACCAaccttttctttccaagtttttgtGATATTAGATTGTCATTAAATGAGTGGAAAAAATCTAAAGTTGGTGTGATTAAGGAAATGGCATATGAAATGATAGAGAAGTTTGAAGAGTATTGGTTTGTGATCAATGGAGTAATGGCCGTAGCAATTATGTTAGATCCAAGGTTTAAGATGAAATTGATTGAGTTTTATTTTACACAAATTTATGGTCAAGCTTTTTCAAAAATCGAAATTGATCGAGTACGCGATTTATGCGTTGATTTGGCGACGGAGTATGAACTGAAAGTAAAATTTGCTGAAACATCTGTTAGCCAAAATGATTTGTCTTTCACTTCAGAGATGCATGGTTTTAACGATGACGTATATCCTTTGGAAAAGTTTGATATGTTTGTCTCTAATACTGCTCCTACTAGTACTGTTAAGTCAGAATTAACCAATTACTTAGAAGAAGATCTTTTACCTAGGATTGGTAATTTTGACATACTAGCATGGTGGAAGACAAATGGGATTAAATATCCAGTCTTGTAG
- the LOC113272668 gene encoding glycine-rich cell wall structural protein 1.8-like, protein MSFFSLMIIIIFVVGLFYGAEVEGGRGIPMTSNTDSASTTTAKDDYQPQGLSHSAGAGFGGSGEAGKGLSKPFSSPINESSMSQAGGYYSGVSGGSFYDFGGNAGAGGYGGADGSTAGIGGGYGDASGSSGIVGGYGGVGGSNGIGGGAYGGVGGSTGFDGSYGGAGGSPGIGGGYGVESGGTGSGDGGSFGFFGDISADRGFNIDGGEGVQFGGGYNIGGGEGVQAGSGYNIGSGGGSYGGGQSGALIGGSLSGSEKGPVSP, encoded by the coding sequence ATGTCGTTCTtttctctcatgatcatcatAATCTTTGTTGTAGGTTTATTCTATGGTGCTGAAGTTGAAGGAGGGAGAGGAATACCAATGACTAGCAACACTGATAGTGCTAGTACTACCACTGCCAAAGATGATTACCAACCTCAGGGTCTCTCTCATAGTGCCGGTGCTGGTTTTGGTGGTAGTGGTGAGGCTGGTAAGGGATTAAGTAAGCCATTCAGTTCACCCATTAATGAATCTAGTATGAGTCAGGCTGGGGGTTATTACTCTGGTGTCAGTGGTGGTTCGTTTTATGATTTTGGTGGAAATGCTGGCGCTGGTGGATATGGTGGTGCAGATGGAAGTACTGCTGGCATTGGTGGAGGCTATGGCGATGCAAGTGGAAGTAGTGGTATTGTTGGAGGCTATGGTGGTGTAGGTGGAAGTAATGGCATTGGTGGAGGCGCCTATGGTGGTGTAGGTGGAAGTACTGGCTTTGATGGAAGCTATGGTGGTGCAGGTGGAAGTCCTGGCATTGGTGGAGGCTATGGTGTTGAAAGTGGAGGTACTGGTAGTGGAGATGGTGGTAGTTTCGGTTTCTTCGGCGATATCAGTGCTGACAGAGGCTTTAACATCGACGGTGGTGAAGGAGTCCAATTTGGCGGCGGTTATAACATTGGCGGTGGTGAAGGAGTCCAAGCTGGCAGCGGCTATAACATCGGCAGTGGTGGTGGAAGCTATGGGGGTGGCCAAAGTGGTGCTTTAATTGGTGGCTCTCTTTCTGGATCTGAAAAAGGCCCAGTTTCACCATAA